The Oxyura jamaicensis isolate SHBP4307 breed ruddy duck chromosome 8, BPBGC_Ojam_1.0, whole genome shotgun sequence genome has a segment encoding these proteins:
- the SASS6 gene encoding spindle assembly abnormal protein 6 homolog isoform X1, whose product MAAEGLFNRPLCVRVRGPGCQERTLDVRVNIELLSISNPVHKKDLAVRLTNDADPFFLYNLVISEEDFQSLKSQQGLLVDFSAFPQKFIDLLQQCIHEQNKDIPRFLLQLVSSTSDLDHTPVSLNIVETNPFKHLTHLSLKFLPGNDAEVKKFLANCLKCLKEDKMILEEKLKKTEEDLTRQLSYTQQSLSEKSRELDKLKNEWTSYTAALTNKHTQELTNEKERTLQAQAQYQQQHEQQKKELESLHQKSIQQLQNRLSELEVINKDLTERRYKGDSTVRELKAKLSGVDDECQRAKQEVLSLRRENSTLDAECHEKEKLINQLQTRVAVLEQEIKDKDQLVVRTKEVLDATQEQKVILEESTEKKQSHIEKLETTIRSLSSELLKANEIIKKLQGDLKTLMSKLKLKNTVTIQQEKLLAEKEERLQKEQRELQETGQSLRMKEQEVCKLQEQLEATIQKLEESKQLLKTNENVITWLNKQLNEVQMAKKIDTPTSTHGGARTAISPHGMLDRPSFPSLGINHPFSPLYAFQKFPEQARNKNTNPQCPVPKIQFNTQLSKMDQHSDVQTMTATTSHPANKENGENLGLESKYFKKKDDSIPLRGLSQNTLNTEYLKPYVSTKVQPSPTAAVPTASAYFPG is encoded by the exons ATGGCGGCCGAGGGGCTGTTCAACCGGCCGCTGTGCGTGCGAGTGAGGGGCCCGGGCTGCCAGGAGAG GACATTAGATGTTCGAGTGAATATCGAGTTACTGTCAATTTCTAATCCTGTTCACAAAAAG GATTTAGCTGTCCGATTGACTAATGATGCTgatccttttttcctttataatctTGTCATATCTGAGGAAGACTTTCAAAG CTTGAAATCCCAGCAAGGTCTCTTGGTAGACTTCTCTGCTTTCCCACAAAAATTTATAGATCTGCTTCAACAATGCATTCACGAACAGAACAAAGATATCCCGAG GTTTTTGCTGCAGTTAGTTTCTTCAACATCTGATCTAGATCACACTCCTGTCTCTTTAAATATAGTGGAGACCAACCCTTTTAAGCATCTTACACATCTCTCTCTAAAATTCCTACCGGGAAATGATGcagaagtaaagaaatttttaGCCAACTGCTTGAAATGCCTTAAG GAagacaaaatgattttggaagaaaagcttaaaaaaactGAAGAGGATCTTACCAGACAACTCAGCTACACTCAGCAG AGCTTGTCAGAGAAGAGCCGAGAACTAGACAAACTGAAAAACGAATGGACATCGTACACTGCAGCTCTGACAAACAAGCACACACAGGAGTTgacaaatgaaaaggaaagaactcTCCAG GCACAAGCTCAGTACCAACAACAGcatgaacaacagaaaaaggaattgGAAAGTTTGCATCAGAAAAGTATTCAACAGTTGCAGAACAGACTCTCAGAACTTGAGGTTATCAATAAGGATCTAACAGAAAGGAGATAcaaaggagactccacagtcagagaactgaaagcaaagctttctGGAGTAGATGAT GAATGTCAAAGAGCAAAGCAGGAGGTGCTGTCACTGCGGCGGGAGAACAGTACTCTGGATGCTGAATGtcatgaaaaagagaaactcaTTAATCAGTTACAGACACGGGTTGCTGTCCTGGAACAAGAGATCAAAGATAAAGATCAACTAGTTGTTAGAACCAAAGAAGTATTAGATGCAACACAAGAACAAAAG gtgataCTGGAAgagagtacagaaaaaaaacaaagtcataTTGAAAAACTTGAGACAACAATTAGGTCACTGTCATCTGAACTTCTTAAG GCTAATGAAATTATCAAGAAGTTACAAGGAGATTTGAAAACCTTAATGagtaaattaaaattgaaaaatacagtaacGATTCAACAAGAAAAGCTAttagcagaaaaagaagagagacttcaaaaagagcagagagaatTGCAGGAGACTGGGCAATCTCTTCGAATGAAAGAGCAGGAG GTTTGCAAGTTACAAGAACAACTTGAAGCTACAatacagaaactggaagaaagtAAGCAGTTACTGAAAACCAATGAAAACG taATCACATGGTTAAACAAACAGCTGAATGAAGTTCAGATGGCAAAGAAGATAGATACTCCTACCAGCACGCATGGTGGTGCTAGGACTGCAATTTCACCTCATGGCATG CTTGACCGACCGTCCTTTCCTAGCCTAGGAATAAACCATCCATTTTCTCCCCTGTATGCCTTCCAGAAGTTTCCAGAACAAGCACGTAACAAAAATACCAATCCACAATGTCCAGTACCAAAG attcAATTTAACACACAGCTTTCGAAAATGGATCAACATTCAGATGTTCAGACAATGACTGCTACAACTAGTCATCCAGCAAATAAGGAGAA tgGTGAGAATTTGGGGCTGGAATCAaagtatttcaagaaaaaagatGACAGCATTCCTTTACGAGGGCTTAgtcaaaatacattaaacacAG AGTACTTGAAACCCTATGTATCGACAaaagtccaaccatcaccaACAGCTGCAGTACCAACAGCCTCAGCTTATTTTCCTGGATAG
- the SASS6 gene encoding spindle assembly abnormal protein 6 homolog isoform X2, producing the protein MAAEGLFNRPLCVRVRGPGCQERTLDVRVNIELLSISNPVHKKDLAVRLTNDADPFFLYNLVISEEDFQSLKSQQGLLVDFSAFPQKFIDLLQQCIHEQNKDIPRFLLQLVSSTSDLDHTPVSLNIVETNPFKHLTHLSLKFLPGNDAEVKKFLANCLKCLKEDKMILEEKLKKTEEDLTRQLSYTQQSLSEKSRELDKLKNEWTSYTAALTNKHTQELTNEKERTLQAQAQYQQQHEQQKKELESLHQKSIQQLQNRLSELEVINKDLTERRYKGDSTVRELKAKLSGVDDECQRAKQEVLSLRRENSTLDAECHEKEKLINQLQTRVAVLEQEIKDKDQLVVRTKEVLDATQEQKVILEESTEKKQSHIEKLETTIRSLSSELLKANEIIKKLQGDLKTLMSKLKLKNTVTIQQEKLLAEKEERLQKEQRELQETGQSLRMKEQEVCKLQEQLEATIQKLEESKQLLKTNENVITWLNKQLNEVQMAKKIDTPTSTHGGARTAISPHGMLDRPSFPSLGINHPFSPLYAFQKFPEQARNKNTNPQCPVPKQIQFNTQLSKMDQHSDVQTMTATTSHPANKENGENLGLESKYFKKKDDSIPLRGLSQNTLNTEYLKPYVSTKVQPSPTAAVPTASAYFPG; encoded by the exons ATGGCGGCCGAGGGGCTGTTCAACCGGCCGCTGTGCGTGCGAGTGAGGGGCCCGGGCTGCCAGGAGAG GACATTAGATGTTCGAGTGAATATCGAGTTACTGTCAATTTCTAATCCTGTTCACAAAAAG GATTTAGCTGTCCGATTGACTAATGATGCTgatccttttttcctttataatctTGTCATATCTGAGGAAGACTTTCAAAG CTTGAAATCCCAGCAAGGTCTCTTGGTAGACTTCTCTGCTTTCCCACAAAAATTTATAGATCTGCTTCAACAATGCATTCACGAACAGAACAAAGATATCCCGAG GTTTTTGCTGCAGTTAGTTTCTTCAACATCTGATCTAGATCACACTCCTGTCTCTTTAAATATAGTGGAGACCAACCCTTTTAAGCATCTTACACATCTCTCTCTAAAATTCCTACCGGGAAATGATGcagaagtaaagaaatttttaGCCAACTGCTTGAAATGCCTTAAG GAagacaaaatgattttggaagaaaagcttaaaaaaactGAAGAGGATCTTACCAGACAACTCAGCTACACTCAGCAG AGCTTGTCAGAGAAGAGCCGAGAACTAGACAAACTGAAAAACGAATGGACATCGTACACTGCAGCTCTGACAAACAAGCACACACAGGAGTTgacaaatgaaaaggaaagaactcTCCAG GCACAAGCTCAGTACCAACAACAGcatgaacaacagaaaaaggaattgGAAAGTTTGCATCAGAAAAGTATTCAACAGTTGCAGAACAGACTCTCAGAACTTGAGGTTATCAATAAGGATCTAACAGAAAGGAGATAcaaaggagactccacagtcagagaactgaaagcaaagctttctGGAGTAGATGAT GAATGTCAAAGAGCAAAGCAGGAGGTGCTGTCACTGCGGCGGGAGAACAGTACTCTGGATGCTGAATGtcatgaaaaagagaaactcaTTAATCAGTTACAGACACGGGTTGCTGTCCTGGAACAAGAGATCAAAGATAAAGATCAACTAGTTGTTAGAACCAAAGAAGTATTAGATGCAACACAAGAACAAAAG gtgataCTGGAAgagagtacagaaaaaaaacaaagtcataTTGAAAAACTTGAGACAACAATTAGGTCACTGTCATCTGAACTTCTTAAG GCTAATGAAATTATCAAGAAGTTACAAGGAGATTTGAAAACCTTAATGagtaaattaaaattgaaaaatacagtaacGATTCAACAAGAAAAGCTAttagcagaaaaagaagagagacttcaaaaagagcagagagaatTGCAGGAGACTGGGCAATCTCTTCGAATGAAAGAGCAGGAG GTTTGCAAGTTACAAGAACAACTTGAAGCTACAatacagaaactggaagaaagtAAGCAGTTACTGAAAACCAATGAAAACG taATCACATGGTTAAACAAACAGCTGAATGAAGTTCAGATGGCAAAGAAGATAGATACTCCTACCAGCACGCATGGTGGTGCTAGGACTGCAATTTCACCTCATGGCATG CTTGACCGACCGTCCTTTCCTAGCCTAGGAATAAACCATCCATTTTCTCCCCTGTATGCCTTCCAGAAGTTTCCAGAACAAGCACGTAACAAAAATACCAATCCACAATGTCCAGTACCAAAG cagattcAATTTAACACACAGCTTTCGAAAATGGATCAACATTCAGATGTTCAGACAATGACTGCTACAACTAGTCATCCAGCAAATAAGGAGAA tgGTGAGAATTTGGGGCTGGAATCAaagtatttcaagaaaaaagatGACAGCATTCCTTTACGAGGGCTTAgtcaaaatacattaaacacAG AGTACTTGAAACCCTATGTATCGACAaaagtccaaccatcaccaACAGCTGCAGTACCAACAGCCTCAGCTTATTTTCCTGGATAG